The Oxobacter pfennigii region TAAGTGTACCGAAATGAAAGTGGGGTGCCGCAAAATGAACAATTGTGATACCAGATTTCAGTTCTTCGTAAGCTCTCTTGAAAAGCTTAAAGACGGAGTTTCAAAATTCAATGAAGAAAATGATTTGCTTAGAGATGGATTAATACAGAGATTTGAAACCGCTTTTGAACTTGCGTGGAAGAATTTAAACGAATGTATCATTGATGAAGGTGTTATAGGACACAAATCCCCAAAAAGCGTTGTTAGTGAATCTTTCTCATTAGGTATTTTACATGATGAAGTTTGGTACTCCATGTTAAACGACAGAAATGCAATTGAAAATATATATGATGAGCAGTTGTCACAAAAAATTTGTAACAACATAGTTAAAAAATATGTTTATGCCCTCGAAGATGTAAAAGAATTATTTCAGGCAAGAGTCATGCACCACCAGTCAGTGGCTTGATTAAGCCCTACTTGGTAATGGCAGCGCTACTCGCGCTTTGAAATAACTCCCAACCGTAAAGACTTTTAGCAGCCGCCCATCCGGGCGGCTTATTATTTGCCCTTCTTTACCTGCCCATTCGTGAACGGGTCAATATATTACTTTAGACTAATTTGTTTCGCCATCTCAACTTAGAGCTTAAGCTCTTTGTCTGCCGGCATAGCCGATGGTTGTCTAAGCAGTCTGTTATAATATCTGTTACAATGATACAAAAAAAAATTAAAATTTTATATAGCAGTTTTTAATTTATTGTTGTATAATAGTATTGCAGAGAGATTCTGTGATATACATAAGTGTACCGGAATGAAAGTGGGGTGCAGCAAAATGAGCAATTGTGATACTAGATTTCAATTCTTTGTAAGTTCTCTTGAAAAGCTTAAAGATGGAGTTTCAAAATTCAATGAAGAAAATGATTTGCTTAGAGATGGATTAATACAGAGATTTGAAACCGCTTTTGAGATGGCGTGGAAGAATTTAAACCTTTGTATCATTGATGAAGGTGTTATAGGACACAAATCCCCCAAAAGCGTAGTTTGTGAATCTTTCTCATTAGGTATTTTACATGATGAAGTTTGGTACTCCATGTTGAAGGACAGAAATGCAATTGGAGATATATACGATGAGCAGCTGGCACAAAAAATTTGTGACAACATAGTTAAAAAATATGTTTATGCCCTTGAAGATGTGAGGGAATTATTTCAGGCAAGAATGTTATCATAGAAACCCGTGATATTAAGTACACGGGTTTTTTTATGCAATAATAAAAGCCCCGGACCGGCTGCAATCCATAATTGCTTCTGCCGATCCGGGGTCATTGTATTATACAACAGCTGATCTGTTTATAGGCTTATCTTTATTTGTCTTGGGGAATATATTCAGGAACTTTTCCTGTAGCTGCCATATGGCCGGCTATCGTTCCATGAACTGCTGCATCGGGAATAGCATTTGAACCTAATCTGTTAGTCCCGTGAACTCCCCCTGTAACTTCTCCCGCTGCATATAATCCCGGTATAACCTTGCCCCATATATCCTGCACCTCTGTTTTTTCACTTATAGTCAAGCCGCCCATTGTGTGATGGACTGACGGCCACTGGGGTATTGCATAATATGGTCCCTTTTCAATTGTAAGCATTATGCCTTTATCTATTCTCTTGTTGAATTCGGGATCGCTTCCGGCTTTTACATACCCGTTGTGTTTGTTTATAGTTTCTGCCAAAGCTGCACCCTGCATATTGATTTTATTTCCTTTATATGTGTGGGCATTTATCATCTCTGCCAGCTCTTCCAATGTATCCGCTTTAAATATTCTCTCGGCTTCCATACCTCCCGTTAACTGTGCTTCTGATATAAAGCCGCCTTTGTCCACTATTTCCTGGCCGAATATTGAGAATGTCGGGAATCCGCCGCTTTCCTGTGCTGCCCTTGAGCAAACGTCTCTTCTTTCACCTTCGTTGACATAGCGTTTTCCCTCATAATCCACATAAACTATACCTGAGCTTGGTCCGCTGAATGGTATAACTGCTGTGGCGTCAAGTACTCCGTTATTGGGATCTGCGAAAGGGTAAAGCTGAATGTAGGACATCTGCATTGTGTTTGCGCCGATTTCCTGTGCCATAATTAAACCTTCACCGGTAGCCCCTACATGGTTGGTTGTAGGAATATCAGCTGTAAGGGATGGAACCTGTTTTACACGCATGTCGATATTGGCACTGAAGCCTCCGGTTGCGAGAATGACTCCTTTTTCAGCCTTAACATTCTTATATCCTTCATCTGTCTTAATCTTAATACCTACAATTCTCTGTTCTCCCGTAGTTTCACGGTAAATCTGCT contains the following coding sequences:
- a CDS encoding HI0074 family nucleotidyltransferase substrate-binding subunit, which produces MNNCDTRFQFFVSSLEKLKDGVSKFNEENDLLRDGLIQRFETAFELAWKNLNECIIDEGVIGHKSPKSVVSESFSLGILHDEVWYSMLNDRNAIENIYDEQLSQKICNNIVKKYVYALEDVKELFQARVMHHQSVA
- a CDS encoding HI0074 family nucleotidyltransferase substrate-binding subunit; the protein is MSNCDTRFQFFVSSLEKLKDGVSKFNEENDLLRDGLIQRFETAFEMAWKNLNLCIIDEGVIGHKSPKSVVCESFSLGILHDEVWYSMLKDRNAIGDIYDEQLAQKICDNIVKKYVYALEDVRELFQARMLS